Part of the Nicotiana sylvestris chromosome 2, ASM39365v2, whole genome shotgun sequence genome, gaaaatgtcttaatttatttacatgtttgagttgttatagatgggtttcgaatatgattcataaaatctgaaaatgatgcaaacaggacagttcgttgccactgcgggcccaggcccaacgtgtatgacataaaactagacctgggccatcttattcacatgttactacctattACATTATACTaagcatgttctcagtttgtcaaattaaaaaaaaaacttagcaatctaattttaatcctagatcatttacatgctaaaattaaccaatattatttaactaaacaatattcctaccaagttcctaaatggcctattcgtttgaatTTTTGACTAgacggaattactacaccatttatttatttttaggcaatatatagatagttcatccgttaaacTATcatcggatgttccactatatatattaaatagctacatgattctaatTTTTGCAatctaaataatttatacatacaaataaaattcagaatataattaaattaaatttagaatttcaactcttcattttcgtattcatacttcatatttcggtttacaataaccagcgtgtcagttgtgtacctgatattggaagcaaaagaaaaggaagatgagaatcagcagcagtaataacaatacagcacaacaacaacagtccagcaacagtaacaacccaggaacagaccggtggagtagtaatcccaaaacgaaagcttcaagcttttatgaaacaacaacaattaatgctgatttcaaacaatgaaagaaagcaaaagattttttttttagttttttttatttgaaagtttaaatatttttcggagtttttctttctctcttaaatattccgctcttttttttctctcttattctctctattcttctctgtccgttctttttcttcttctcctcctcctcttaaatctgattcaagacctcttATTTATCTCTCATCccaaaaccctttaatcaattaaaatcaaccactttctcctaccaaacccattattttcccactcatccccactacattaaacaaatatatcaaaccaacccattacatcttgttcCTCATGCCTACCATAAataattaccatattcccctccactacattttgttttgtcccccatttatattaaacaattatatcacccacatcccattacattttgtccctcatgcttaacataaagaattattcaaaaatgttcaattaccaaactaccccttcGATCtcattgcaattaccattttaccccgaatgtactgcaatttaccaaactacccccatcagctataaacaCTTCacttaatcaatttcaaccaaaatatagcaaatatgaccaatttctaacaatgttcatcaacaaattcaaactaaatgatgaacaacaaagaaacaactaaaattatcttgattgaacaacatctttaacaacaaacaaacctaatttcagattcaacaccaacaaacatgtatattcagatttctaaattcaataatcatttgaacttaaaattaaatctaacaacattacaaccaacaatttctatattaaaactaaacaagatcatgaagcaagctgaagaaataatcataaatgataaacaataaacaagaaatcaaactatacaaatttcggattcaagatcaaccaaacaaagtatgaacatgaatgaaaatattcaataacaataacaaacaaactttattcaaacttcgaattaaacttaaacaaaacaaataaacatattcaaatcactaatcttcaaataatcaactaatctttcttaaattaaatccaacaaaacttataacaaagatacatgatccaaaaattaaaaccaaaacataacttcgcattaaattactaaattaaaaacgaacttcaaacaagatgaacacgaactatatctatttttaaacaaaaaacatgacggattaaatgattcaaacaacattaataatttctggaaaatacataacaacatgaaacaaattgaagaaataatcaattaaatttcaatttgaatctgacaaacattaaactaacaattccttttcttacaaaaataaataaaattaacatgaaataaacatgaaaaacaactaattaaatttccatttgaatctgaaaattaaatcaacaaaactaaaaaaaattaattcaacgataaacatgaacaaaCAAGAATCGATCATTTATAgattttagatccgagaatatcaaaataaaaataactgacaaaataaaactcaaaatctactaaccggatcgaaacgaaatatgtacggactgttttgacgaccccaacaaaaactcgaacaaacgacgacgaacacgaacctaagaagcaactgaagcaacgccgaagcagtagcagcagttgaCGCAGCAGAAGCgatgaaacagaagcagctgggGTGCGTTTGGTTTGTTTGTGCGAAGAAGACGAAAGCAGCGATGAAACAGTAggggaggtcgacggacagtGGCGAACAAAATCAGCAGTTGGACGCAGCTAAAGCAAACTGCGAATGGAGATGCATCAACACTGTttggagcagccatggctgctcgtcgtagCTGGACGCATGCAGCAGTAGTGACGCGTCGGAGCAGGCTATAGCGCGACGCAGTAGCAGCGATGAAACAGATGGGGAAGTGAAGGAGGCGTCCATGGAtgttggacgaagaagaagaaacaacgaAGGTGTTCGACGGAGGGGTCGTCGCTGGTTCGAAGAAAATGAAGATGTGAGGGGTCTGTTTGGAGGGTGGTTGACGATGAgaaggcagccatggctgctagggaGTGGAGCTTGGGGAACCCATGGTTGTGTGTTTGGAgtttggagaaggagaagcaaAGGTGGGGGGGACGGAtcattttttttgtgtttttagggtttttgaaaaaatgaaaaatgaagattaGGAAGGGTtaggtcattttggggttaatggggcggaccgggtcgacccggtttgaaatggaccgggtcgtggggaaggttggacaatttttttttttggcatgtgGCTTACAGTTGAAGAAATGgctcaatccgatttttctttgtatttttgctctcttttcttcttttattttcctaaaactaaattctaaaaatccttaaattattattaagcaCTAAATTAAgctataaaagcgcaaattaactcccaataacaattaacgcacaattaagtaataattaagcataaaattgtacatttggacattaaatgctaaaaatgcaaaagatgcctatttttgtaatttttaatttttgtaaaacaaatttaattactaacaattatagaattaaatcctacatgcaaaatgcaacatatttttgtattttttattaatttaacaaataaacatgcacatacaatacaaataattatccacaaatgtcacaaaaattctcaaaattgcacaccaaggaaaatcattttattttgaattttttgggagtaatttttatatagggcaaaaatcacgtgcttacaggattgcttcaaaaatcgcctaagagctttggagaagaaggggTTTATgaatttttatgaaaatcccgtAATGGGTTCTGTTTTGAGAATTTAAAATAACTGAAGTGTTCTTCGCGATTGCGAcatacccttcgcgttcgcgatgggttaggcctgctaggccttcgcgttcgcgaaatgtggctcgcgttcgcggagcttgGCTCCTCAAGCCTACGCGTTCACGGACCATTGGTCGCGTTCACGATGCACAAGTGGTGACCCCTCCCTTcaaccttacgcgttcgcgagtggagggACGAGTTTGCAATGATCTCCCCCCTCAGCTTCGCGTTCACGTCTcaacctccgcgttcgcgaagaagaaaaataggCACCTGGGATCCTTGCCTTACGCATTTGCGAGAGGGACcacgcgaagggtaaaatcccaGGGTACTAACAGCAGAAATCTGCAAcattttcctaagttcaaaacttcccgaaacacatccgaaacatacccgagccctcggggctcctaaccaaactcacgtactaactcaacaatatcatacgaacttatccgtgcgatgaAATCGCCagaataacctcaataacaacgaatcaaacctcaaaatcaagaatatttctcaaacttcatcaagcatcaaatttagcaatttaggtctgaatcacgtcaaacggactccgttttcaaccaatttttacaaaaatgacttaaaccatatataagacctgtaccgggcgccggaaccaaaatacgggcccgataccaccatgttctaatcagatttcttttcaaatttccttaaataattttccttaaaaattcatttctcgggattgggacctcggaattcgattccgagcatatgcccaagtcccatattttcctacggaccctccgggaccgtcggatcacgggtccgggtctgtttacccaaaatattgaccgaagtcaaatatatttattttataatcaaaacttagcatttttcacagattttcatatttaagctttccgactacgcgcccggactgtgcacgcaaatcgaggtgatgataAATGAGGTTTTAAGGCATCGGAGACGCAGAATTcaattaaaagcaagtgatgaccctttgggtcgtcacacccAAACTTTTATAGTATGGCTTAGCAGCTTAATCCCCCTATAATTATTGCAATTTTTGATATCGCCCTTGTTTTTATATAGAAGAATCATCGTATTCTACCTCTAATCATTGGACATATTTTTCGTCCTAAAAATAACGTTGAACAGCCTAGTGAGCCACTCCAAACCCGCCTTACTCGCATTCTTCCAAAATTCTACAGGTATTTCATCTGGCCCGATAGTTCTACCCCTGTGCATTTTCTGCATAGCCCCCTCGACCTCCTCTACTCTTATGCGCCTACAATGCCCAAAATTGTGGTGCATCTCGGAGTGCTCCAAATTGCCCAACACAATGTCCCTATCACCCCTTTCATTCAGGAGTTTATGGAAATATGTCTGCCATCTTCGTCTAATCTAAGCCTCTTCCATCAAAACTCTACCTTCCTCATCTTTGATACACTTAACTTGATCCTGATTACGGAccttcctctctctcaccttggCTAACATGTATAGCTTCTTGTCCCCGCCTTTGGTCCCAAGATCTTCATACAAACGCCCAAGCGCCGCAATCTTAGTCGCAGTAACCGTTAACTTCGCCTCCTTCTTAGCCCTTCTATACCCCTCCCTGTTCTTCCTTCTCGCCTCCTCGTTCATGCTCTCTATAGGTGTTACGTACGATGCTTGCTTGGCTTCCACTTTCTCTTGTACCTCCCCACTCCACCACTAGTCACATTTGTGGTTGCTAGAGAAACCTTTCGGGACCCCTAACACTTATCTCGCAGCTACTCTAATACACTCCTTTGTCGTGCTCCACATACAACTCGCGTTCCTATTGCTCCTCTAGGCTCCCATAGCTAACAACTTCCCCCCTCCAACTCCTGCCCTTTGTCACTAGTCAAAGCACCCCACCTGATCCTGGGTTGATCATGCACGACcctcttcctcctcttcctcATGATCTCTAAGTCCATCACCAATAATCTATACTGAGTCATGAGATTCTCGCTTGGTATAACCTTGTGATCCATGCACAAAATCCTATCGCACTTCCGAAGGAGTAGATAATAAATTTGAGTCTTGGCCAACGAACTCCGGAAAGTAACCAAGTGCTCCTCCCCCTTTCAAAACACGAGTTGGCAATTACCAAATCAAAAGCTTTAGCATATTTCAACAACGAAGTATCTCCTCTGTGCCTAACTCCAAAGTCAAAGCCGCGATGCACACCGTTATACCCCTTCCCCCAGATGTcgccccaatatgaccattgaagtTACTTCCTACGAATAATTTCTCGGTGAGCGGAAGTCAAACACGAGTTCTCATAACCATGATATTTTAAGCAATTTCTCGTTAAAGGACAATTTCGtcaatgtgatatttttgtttAAATTCGTGAAAAAGTTAACTCAAAAGGAAGTACAAGAGAAAGACAGAGGAATGGAGAAAGAGGGCACAAGCGATACTGATAATCGGAGCACGATAACGGTGAACGTTAAGTTCAGCGGCCGATCGATACCGGTGGAAATCACCTATGAGTCCACTGTCGAACACCTCAAGTCTCTCCTTCAACCTCACACTAATGTCCTCCCTCGCGGTCAAAAACTCATCTTCAAAGGTTACTTTCTTTCAATTCTACCCTATCAAGCTTTATTTTTTACTGAATTGGAATACAAGGCATGAAGTTTAAGAAAGCCAGCAACAaattttaaatttgtagtctaaaACAAGTCATTTGACATTTCTGTGGTTATAAATCATGTCATTAAAGCTAAAAAGTACGAAGTTTAGAGTTAAATTGTTTCTAATTATATAAAGGTATCATTTCTTTTGGAATTTTTggacagactaaaaaggaaagtatatCAATTTGTGTGTTTTTCATGGACAGGGAAAGTTTTGGTGGATGGAATGACATTGAAGTCGTCAGGGGTTTTAAATGGTGCTAAGATCATGCTTATGGGTTCCCAGGTTTTACACCAAGAGGTACTTCATGAAGTCTTCTATGATGTTTACTTTTCCTTCTTTGCCTCTATTAGAAATTTGTATGCCAGTAGAAAATAGTAGTGAATTTctagtaattttatttttaatttgtgtAATGTTGGCCTGAGAGGAATTTGAATAGAGAAACATGGTCAGTGGGATTTGATAATTTATATAGCGGATCCCTACTTGTTTGAGACTGAGGTGTAGTTGTTGTCGCCTCTATTTTCATACACTCTTTGCAGTGATGATTCATATAGCCGACTCTAACTTGCTTGAGATTGAGACCTTGTTGTTGATATTTAGAAGCCTATTTAATTAGATGGGATTTTCATAGTTCTGCTAGCCCGATATATCTTATATTTACTTTTTTCCAAAGTTAATCTGGTATATCTTGATGTCATGATCTTATTTGATTATTTGCTCATGTTAGTTAAGTTCTCAACTTCAAGAAAGTAAAACATGAAGCCtagaattttatttgttttggttgtGGAAAGTATGTGAACCTTCATCTGTCTGATTTATATACAACGCCAACTCTGCAAAGAACGTGCTATTAAATTGATTGTTTATGATTGCTCTTGATTTTTAGCTAGACAGTAGACTTCCCACAAGCACCTGCAGCCACCAACATTGTCATTTAAAGTAAAAACCTAAATTTACTTTAGTATGGAAGAAAACTTATTCCTGCGGGTGGCAATTAGCAACAAGGACGGAGCTACATGTTTGGATCCCAGATGTGACATTCTTGCAGTTTTTTTAATACCCCCCTTGGTAAAAATCCTTGCTCTGCCATTGATTAGCTATTGTGACACTCTGGATACTGAATCTAGATATTGACATATTGCCCTGCCAATATTTACtagctattttttaaaaaacgaTTGTGAACTAATTGCTTTAATTTGTGTTAATCAAATGAGTGGGGCCTGAAGAAAATTCTTTGATAGAACTGGGCTGCATCCTACAGTTCAGAGGCTATTGTCCCAAGGAAAAGAATAGGATAACAATGAATTCTTACACATTGCTGGTGTACAGGACATGCCAAATGTATTGGAGGATCCAGCAGGCAAAGAGAGGAAGAATATTCAAAATACCTCGGTTTCTTATGAAGCCATTGCAGGAGTAAGAGTAGAGGTCGATAAGCTCTCACACAGGGTATGTAAGTATTCTTGCAAATCAATGTTGGCACTAGAGTTCGGGATAATTGTCACGGATGATGATCGttaacttttattttattgtaCCAAAGTTATAAATCGAATTTGGAAAAATAACTCAACTAGACATATGTATCACAGAAAATGAAAACACCGAAAAATGTCAAATTCGGTCTCAGAAAACATAATTGCCACATATCTAAAATTGCCATACAATTATAGCCACGAAGCTGCCTTATATAATATCCACTAAAAAACTATTAAACCCCTCTTTTTCCAAACCAACCTAATACTTGGTGTTTTGCACTATGCGGCACATCATGGTTTTTTCTTTTGACTTTTCTTAAGAGGGTCAAAGAATAGTCTTTTTTTTTTCAGGAAAAAAAGTGGTTCCATGTGAATAATATGTAAGGTGAGTTGTTGAAGTTACAGTCAACGTGTGATTCAGAGACGGGTTTAGCATTTTTCGGCGTTCTTTATTTTCTGTGAGGTATAAGCATAATTGAGTATTtctttattaggaaaattaaCTTTatgactttataacagtaagtcagATGACCATCTGTGAAATTAACCTTAGGGTTTTGTTTGGTTTTATTTAGATGCAGGAAGTCTTGATTATGTAAATTGTACTTCTCGTGCATGTAGGTTTCGGCCATAGAGGAGGCTATGCAAAGAGGTACTAAAGTTGAGGACAGAGAATTTGTGGTGCTTACCGAGTTGTTCATGATTCAGCTTCTTAAACTGGATAGTATTGAGGCAGATGGAGAAGCAAGAGCTGAGAGGAGGAAGGAGGTGAGTTGGTGCATACTTTAGAAAGCTAGTATTAAGGCAAAATTAGTTACTAATCATCCACAGATCATCAAATAAATATCTCAATATAGCATTTAAAAACAGAGTTACTAGTCCTTACCCCTTTGCTGCAACATCTTCTGATCTAAATTTAGTGGTAGCAAATAGGTTCAACCAGATGTTTTCCAGGTCAATCTTCAGAGTTGCACCAATTATTT contains:
- the LOC104212823 gene encoding BAG family molecular chaperone regulator 4-like, which encodes MEKEGTSDTDNRSTITVNVKFSGRSIPVEITYESTVEHLKSLLQPHTNVLPRGQKLIFKGKVLVDGMTLKSSGVLNGAKIMLMGSQVLHQEDMPNVLEDPAGKERKNIQNTSVSYEAIAGVRVEVDKLSHRVSAIEEAMQRGTKVEDREFVVLTELFMIQLLKLDSIEADGEARAERRKEVHRIQSFVGMLDNCKARNFKL